Below is a window of Moorella thermoacetica DNA.
GTTATCTCACCCACCCCCAGTTCCCGGGCCAGCTGTCGGGCCCGGTTATGGAGGATTACCCGCGGTCGCCCACCCTGTTCCCTGGTGATTTCAATATCTTGCCAGGAACAACGGCCCAGCCCTATCCCCAGGGCCTTCATTACCGCCTCCTTGGCCGCGAAACGAGCTGCCAGGGAAGCCCCGGGCCGGTGCCGGGCCAGGCAATAGGCTACCTCCGCCGGTGTAAATACCCTGGCCAGGAGGCGGGGGTGGCGTTTTATAGAGCGCTCCAAACGGCTGATTTCAATGATGTCTATCCCGGCCTCTAGCATAATCCCATCCTAACCATTTACCTGCTCCTTAATTCCCTTAAAGCTTATTCGGCAACAATGTTGAAAAACCTTCTCTTTTTGTAGAAATTAACTGGCCGGCAGGACCACTAACAACGCTACATGCATCTGTGCGGCCCAGGGACCCGGTCCGGGCGGCGAAACAACCCGGGTGCGCCCCGAAAAGGACGGCTAAGGCCGCGGACAGGTAAGCCAGGGCCGTTACCTCCTCCCCTGCCCGCTCAGTCCCCCCTATTTACATTTAAGGCCGTCCGGGCGACCTTTAACGCCGAAAGCCTTTCCTTTTTTTAGTCCCGGTCTTAAGATAGAAATACACGAAGGGAGTGACCTCAATGGGTAAAGACGCCCGGACCATTGAAGCTTTATTAAAGGAAAACCGTTCCTTCCCGCCCCCGCCGGCCTTTGCGGCGGCGGCCAACGCCAGGGATAACGACCTCTACCGGGAAGGTGAAAGTGCGGAAGAATTCTGGGGCCGGGAGGCCGCCAGGCTCCACTGGTTCCGCCGCTGGGACCGGGTGCTGGAATGGGATTACCCCCTGGCCTGGTGGTTCAACGGCGGTACCCTAAATGCCTCATATAACTGCCTGGACCGGCATGTAGAGACCTGGCGCCGGAACAAGGCTGCCATTATCTGGGAAGGGGAACCCGGGGATGCTGTAGTCCTTACCTACCGCGACCTCTACCGGGAGGTAAACAAGTTTGCAGCCGTCCTGCGCTCCCTGTGGGTTAAACGGGACGACCGGGTTGCCATCTATTTACCCATGATCCCGGAACTACCCATCGCCATGCTGGCTTGCGCCCGCATCGGCGCCGTCCATAACGTGGTCTTCGGCGGCTTCAGTGCCGCCGCCCTGCGGGATCGGATCAATGATACTGGCGCCAAAATACTCATTACCGCCGATGGGGGGTTCCGTAAAGGCCGGATAGTTGGATTAAAGGAGAGCGCCGATACCGCCCTGGACGGAGCCCCCAGTATCGAGCGGGTCATTGTCGCCAAGCGTACCGGCGAAAGGGTAAATATGCATCCGGGCCGGGACCTCTGGTGGCACGAACTCATGGCCGCGGCTCCCCTGTACACTCCGCCGGAACACATGGAGGCTGAGGACCCCCTCTTTATCCTCCATACCAGCGGCACCAGCGGCAAACCCAAAGGTGTGGTCCATACCACGGGCGGCTATCTGGTAGGTACAGCCACCACTTCCCATACGCCGATGAGGCCTGAAACCGAACCTCCCGGTAACCCGGGAGGTTTTTATGCCCGATTGACAAAAAGGCCGCTTCGGTGTAGCATGAAATTACAAAGGTTAGGATTTTCTTTCTAAATTTTCTTATTATCTATCTAATATTAAGGAGGGCGGGTATGGGCCGTAAGGTTTACCTGCTTTTTGCTACTTTAACCATCAGCGAAGTTCTGACGGCAGTACTTTTTTTCCGCGTACCGCCCTTCCCGGTTTTCCTTGCCTTCGTGGTTTTGAACGCCCTGGGAGCAGGCCTGGCAATATACTTCCAGGGGCTATCCTGTTCTTTACCCCAGCGGCCGATAGAGGAAGACGCCAATTTTAATACTGACAGTATTTTTGTCTCCACCCTGCAGATTGCCGACCAGACCCTGCCGGTTTTACGCGGCGGGTTAAATAAAACTACGGCGGCCAAAACGGCCGATATAATCCAGGACCTCACCCAAGTGCCGGCCATAGCCATAACCGACCGGGAGCGGGTCCTGACCTTCCTGGGCGTAGGATGCGACCAGCACCAGGCGGGGGACCGGATTCTCACGGAAGCCACCAAAGAGGTCATTGCCACCGGGCGCATGAAGGTTGTCCACACTCCCCAGGGCCTCTGCTGCCCCCGGTATGGTACAGGCTGCAATTGTCCCCTGAAATCGGCGGTTATCGTCCCCCTGAAGTGCCGGGATGAGATTGTCGGCGCCCTCAAACTCTACCAGACCAGGGAGGGGGTTTTCCAGCCGGAGATTGTCCGCCTGGCCGTCGGCCTGGCCAATTTGTTGAGCCTGCAGATAGAGCTTTCCGAGTTGGACCGCCAGCGCCAGCTCCTCACCGAGGCGCGGCTGGAGGCCCTCAACGCCCAGATTAACCCTCACTTCTTCTTTAATACCCTGAACACCATCATTAGCTTCAGCCGGACGGACCCGGAGCGGGCCCGGCGCCTGCTCATCCGCCTGGCCAAACTCTTCCGGCAAACCTTGAGCCGCCACGGCAGCTTGACTACCCTGCAGGAAGAGCTGGATTGTGTTCGTACCTACCTGGTACTGGAAAAGGCACGCTTCGGCAATAAATTCCGCTACCTTGAGGACGTGCCGCCGGAACTGCTGGAGTACCATATTCCAGTCCTCAGCCTGCAACCCCTGGTGGAAAATGCCGTTAACCATGGTCTGTTGGCCAAAGAAGGGCGGGGCACGGTCAAGGTATCCGGCCGCCTGGCGGGGCACGAACTCCACCTGGCCGTCAAGGACGACGGCGTCGGCATCCCGGCCGAAAAGATCAACCTGGTGACGCAACCGGGATACGGGTCAGGCAACGGCGTGGGGCTCAGTAACGTTAACCTGCGTTTTCAGAGCCTTTATGGTGAGGATTACGGGTTGCGCCTGATGAGCGAGGTTGGTAAAGGTACCACGGTGATCCTGCGGGTACCACTTCTGAAAGCAGCCATGGTCAAAGAAACCGTCCCGGAAACCCCGGCAAAGGAGCTACTAGCCAATGACGCTTAAAGCCTTGATTGTCGATGACGAATACCCGGCACGCCAGGAACTCCGTTTTATGCTCCAGGAATTTAAGGATATCGAAGTTGTCGGCGAGGCTACCAATGCCCGGGAGACCTTAAACCTGGTCAGCGCCCTTGATTATACCATCCTTTTCCTCGATATCAACATGCCCGGGATGAACGGCCTGGAGCTCTCCCGGGCCATCCAGAAACGACCCAACCCGCCCTTTATTATTTTTGTCACGGCCTATGAGGAATACGCCCTGCAGGCCTTTGAGGTCAATGCTGTAGACTATCTCTTAAAGCCCTTCGATGAAAAACGCCTGCGCCAGGCTATCGATAAGGTCCGGCGCCTGGTGGAACAGCGCCAGCAGCCGGCGGTACCGGCCGGCGAGGCCGCTCATGGTGGCAAAGGTCGTCTGAACCGCCTCCCGGTGGAAAAGGAAGGCAAGACCATCCTCCTGGACCAGGATGACCTTATTTACGCCTGTACCCAGGGGGATAACGTCTACCTGAAGACCTCGACCGATCAGTACCTGACCCGTTTCACCCTCAAGGAGCTGGAGAGCCGCCTGGACCCCCGGAGTTTCTTCCGCTGCCATCGCTGCTACATTGTCAACCTGAACCGGGTGCGCGAGCTGGTCCCCTTCTTTAACGGTACTTATACCCTGATCATGGCCGACAAACAGCAAAGCGAGGTCCCTGTGAGCCGCAACCAGGCCCGGAAGCTAAAGAGCCTCCTGGGTATTAACTAATCCATCCGGCAGGAATTAAAGGCCATACCCTGCTGCTGCAATAATCCTCTTTGAGGCAGTAGCGGGGATAGGGCAGCGTATGCTATAATTGCCAGGGAGGTTGATGCAAGTGGCCCAGTGCAGCATTAAAGCCAATACGGAAAAGTGCACCTGCACTTATGAACCGTGCAGCCGTAAGGGTAAATGTTGTGAGTGTATAACCTTTCACCGCCAGTACGGCGAGTTACCGGGCTGCCTGTTCCCGCCGGAAGTAGAACGGACGTATGATCGCAGCATTGAGCGTTTCGTAGCCTGTCAGCGGGAAGCTTGAGGCATATCCGCAAATGACTTCACGATCCCTGTTACCAATCCTTACTGGCTTTCTTCATAGAAACCTGTGCCAGATCAGCCGGAGTATTGAGGTTAAAAAACATCCTGGTCACATCACCAAAACGCCTTAACACTTCCACGTCCAGGCAGTACAAACGGATCTCAGGATAAAAAGCAATGATTTTAGTAACATTTTTCTTCAAGCAATCTTCGATAAAGGGAATACAATTTTTGGAATAAACGGCATGCAGAGGTTCCAGGTACTCTCCTGCCCTGGGTACTACCACGTCATAACCATCTGCATGTTCAACCATATACGATATCAGCTTGGGCTCGATAAAGGGCATATCGCAGGCCACTACAAAATTATACTTGTAAGGAGAGACCGAGAGCCCGGCGTGAATACCGCTTAAAGGTCCTTTGGCCGGAATTATATCCTTGACCAGCCTCACCTCCAAATGCTGGTATAATTCCGGCTCATTGGTAACAACAATTATTTCCGGAAAAAGAGGACGGAGCACGCTTATTATCGTCTCAATCATCGTTTTCGCGCCAACAGGCAGTAAAGCTTTATTAGTACCCATCCGCGAACTTTTTCCGCCTGCTAAAATTATACCGCCGGCTTTCATTATATACCACCTACCTTTATTCAACTAAACCAGTTCGCAAGCTCAGTCAACCCGCAGCATGAAAAGGCCACAACTTCATTAACAGTAGTTACCATATAGCTAATTCACTCGCCAGTTGTGGCTGTAAACCTTGAGACTTTTGCCCCGGACAAAACCCACAATTGTAATCCCCAGAAGTTCGCCCAGCTGAATTGCATAGTCGGTGGGAACTGAACGGGAAATAAGGAACGGTACTTTTAGCCTGGCTGCTTTGGTGAGAATTTCAGATGAAATTCGACCGGTGGTAAGAAGCAGTTTATCATCGGTAGTTAATCCCTGGTATAAAACACTACCTGCTACCTTGTCAATGGCATTATGGCGACCGATATCTTCCCTAAAAATGATAATACCACTTTTATCCGCCAGTGCCGCCCCATGCGTCCCATGGGTCTTGCGATAGTGGACTGATATTCTCTGGAGTTCATCAATCAAGCCAGTGATATCTTCGGCGGCTACAGTTATTTGCGAACTGATCCGGGTTTCAAATATGCAGTCCCTTGTTTTCTTATTTTGCCAGCTTACGTTCTGGCCACAACCCGTGGTAAGCGTGGGTATCCACCCTTCACCCCCTCTGAACTCGCCTTTGATTTGGACCTCAGCCTTTCCATTTTCTATCTTAAGATGGAGTATATCCGCTAACGATGTTATAATGCCTTCAGAATAAAGGAAGCCCGTCACCAGCTCCTCCATATGTTCCGGGGTACAGAGGAGGTTTACAAGCAGCTGGCCGTTTACTACTATTTGCAACGGAAATTCTACGGTAACAGTGCTTTTTTCTCGTTGGACTTCACCGCGACTAATTAAGGTCACTGGATAATCAATAAATGGCATTTCAACTGTCATCAGGGTATCCCTCCTGACGCTTTTCCTCAACCGATTTTACTTCTTCCTGCTACAGCAGTCCATCATAACCGGAGGCAGAACCTGCGGGTAGACAAACCTGGAGAGGTTCCGTTGGATGGCAGGTCAATACTCAACAAATTCGTGGTAGAGGACTTCCAGCCATAAGATCTAAGAGTTTAGTACCTCCAAGGGAGGTGGAGAGATAAACGTTCCCCTTGCCAGGTTTGACTTCGCCTATAATACTAGCATCCCTTCCCAATTCATGCCCTTGCATTACCGCTACAGCTTTTTCTGCTTCTTCCGGGCTGACAATAACCATAAACTTCCCCTCGTTGGCAAGGTAGAGGGGATCCAGTCCCAGCATCTCGGCGGCACCCTTTACCCCGGCATCGACAGGAATACAATTTTCGTCCAGCCAGATATCTAAACCGCAGGCTGACGCAATTTCTTTGGCGGTTGTTGCCAGGCCACCCCGGGTAAGATCCCGCATTATCTTGATCCCCCGGATTTCCTTTAAAAGCAGGCTGGTTATGCCGTTCAGCGGGGCACAATCGCTCACGACCTGTCCTGCAAAATCAAAGCCATACCGTTTACAAAGTACCGCGATACCGTGTTGCCCGAGGCTGCCGTTGACTAAAACTTTATCACCGGGTTTAATCCGGTGGTAACCCAAATCTACTCCTGGAAAAATATAACCGACACCGGTGGTGTTAATAAAAATTTTATCTAAATGACCTTTTTCAACCACCTTGGTATCCCCGGTGATAATTTCTACGCCCGCGACCCCGCAGGCCCCGGCCATAGATTGGACAATGCTTTCAAGATCGGCAAGGGGCAGTCCTTCTTCTAAAATAAAAGAAGCCGTGAGATAGATGGGCCGGGCGCCGCTGACCGCCAGATCATTTACCGTACCGCAAACCGCCAGTTTTCCCACATCCCCCCCGGGGAAGAAAGGCGGATCGACAACAAAGGAATCCGTAGTGATGGCCATTCTCCCTTCATTTCCGGAAAAAACCGCCGCATCGGTGAGCGTTTTCAGGATATTGCTTTCAAAGTGACGAAGAAAAAGGTTATTAATGAGTTCATGGGTAAGGGCACCCCCGTCACCGTGAGCCAGCAAAACAATATCCCTGCCATTCTCTTTCATCCTAAATGCCACCTCCAACTGGAGAAAAACGTTCAAATCGATAGTAAGCCGCGCAGGCCCCTTCACTGGAAACCATACAGGGGCCTACAGGATGGACAGGTGTACATACATTACTAAATAGCCGGCATTCCGGGGGTAAAAGTTTTCCCCGTAAAATTTCTTTACAGGCACAACCTGGCGGGTAAAGAGGTGTTGGCGGGGCCGGTTCTATATTTAGTTTAAATCGGGCATCAAAATCCCGAAAAGTTTCCCGTAGTGAAAGTCCGCTTTCAGGAATAACTCCAAGGCCGCGCCAGGGGACATCGACCTCCTCGAAACACTCCGCAATGCGCTTGCGAGCATCCAGGTTACCTTCTTCCCGCACTACCCGCGTGTACTTGTTGGCAACCCGGGCCTCGCCCCGGAGCAATTGAAGCAAAAGCTCGTGAAGGGCAATCAGAATATCCATGGGGTCAAAGCCGCTGATTACTGACGGCAGGCCATACTCTTTAACGATAAAGTCAAACGCCCGCCTGCCAGTAACGGCGCTAACATGACCCGGCAAGATAAGCCCGTCCAGTTTTAATTCGGGGTCACTGAGAACGGCGCGAAGGGCCGGGGGGATGAGTTTATGGGCCGAAAATAGACTAAAGTTTTTCACCCCTTTAGCCCGGGCCCTCGCAAGGCTTGCAGCGACTGCCGGGGCAGTCGTTTCAAAACCAATCCCTAAAAACACGACCTCTCTTTCCGGGTTGGCTTCAGCAAAGGCCACTGCGTCCAGGGGCGAGTAAAAAATGCGCACGTCGGCACCGCCGGCGCGTTCCCTCTCCAGGGAAGACCGGCTGCCGGGAACGCGTAACATATCCCCGAAGGTTCCCAGCGTAACCCCGGGCAGGCGGGCCAGATCGACCATCATATCGATTTCCTGGTGATCAGTTACACAAACAGGACACCCGGGGCCGCTTCGCAATTCTACGCGACCTGCCAGCAAGCTCCGCAATCCCAGCCGGGAAATAGCCACTGTGTGTGTACCGCATACTTCTATAAAAACTGCCGGCCGCCCAAGGCGTTCCGCAACCTCATCTGCCAGGGCGGCAACCCGGCCCATGAGTTTCCTGCTTAGTTCCGTATCACAAAACCTGTCCAGGGGTGACATCGTTTAATTGTTCCTCCCACATTTTTACCATCTGTTCGGCTTCTTTTAAATCAATCTTTTCAATGGCAAATCCGGCATGAACCAGCACATAATCGCCAACCTTTACCTGCCCCAGTAAAGCTATGGATATCTCCCTGCGGGCGCCGTGAACATCAATTATCGCGGTTTCATCAGCCGCAGATACCTTAATTACTTTACCCACAATACCTAAACACATTGTTGCCACCTCCGGCAAGCGATTACTGCCTGGCCCAGGGAAAGCCCCCCATCATTGGCCGGTACCTGCCGGTGGACCAGCAGGCGATAACCGTCGCCAGGCAAGATTTCTTTAGCAAGGCTGAAAAGATAGCGGTTTTGCCAGGCACCACCGCTAAGGGCTACAGTTTTTATATGTGTTCTTTCAGCAACCCGGCGTACCGCCTCGCGTACCATCGCCAGGACCGTATTGTGGAAACGGGTGGCAATAATCTCCCTGGCAACTCCCCGTTCCAGGTCGGCCGCCACGCCGGCTATGACCCCGCCCGGATGGATAACTTTCCCCTCGATAAAAAAAGGATAGGGTATTAATCTTTTGCCCTCCGCCGGGTCCAGGACCATTTCTCCTAGCTCGATTGCCGCCTGTCCTTCGTAACTATTATGGTAGCAGAGGCCGAGGAGGGCCGATACGGCGTCAAAAAGACGACCGCAGCTCGAGCTTAAAGGTGAATTAAAGCCTGTGGCGACGAGACGTTTGATAACCTCAAGCTCCTGCCCCCTGCTTTGAAAAAGGCGGTCGGCAAGCGACTCGCCTTGCGCCGAAAGGTATTTCATTAAATAGGCTACTGCTGTCCGCCATGGGTAACGTACTGCCTGCTCGCCACCGGGCAACGGTACATAGGCCAGGTGATACTCCCTGGTAAAATCGGCACAATCCCCGGTAAGGATCTCAAAACCCCAGAGACGTCCGTCGGTTCCGTATCCGGTTCCATCAAGGATTACCCCGATTGCATCCTCATCCACGCCATTGTCGGCCAGGCAAGAAACCATATGGGCGTGATGGTGTTGAACGGCAAAGTGTGCCTTGGCCGGAATTCCTGCCGCCAGGCGGGAGGAACGATAGCCGGGATGCATGTCATAACCGACCACTTCAGGTTCGGAGCCGATGAGGTTTTTTAAATTCTCCAGGCTGGCGAAAAAGTGTGCTTCACCTTCCCTGCTGCCCAGGTCGCCGATGTGCTGGCTGACAAAGGCTTGATTGCCTTTTAAAAGGCAAAAGGTGTTTTTCATGTCCCCACCGGCGCCCAGCACAGGGGAACTGGATTTAACCGCAACCTTAACGGGCGAGGGGACATATCCCCGCGAGCGGCGCAAAATCTGAGCCGTATCACCTATCACCGCTACGACGGAATCGTCGCAGCGGTTGACAATCTCGCGATTGTGCCAGAGAAAATAGTCGGCTATACCGCCCAGTTCCTCCAGGGCTCTCCCGTTGTCTTTTGCCAGGGGCAAACCGTTGCGATTACCGCTGGTCATGACTAAAATTTCCAGGGGGCCGTTTAAAAGCATCAGGTGCAGCGGTGTATAAGGTAACATTATACCCAGGGTCTTCATCCCCGGGGCCAGCTCATCCGGCAAATTACAGTCGGCCCGCTTGGTAAGGATAACAATAGGTGCTTGAGGAGAAGACAGGAGTTTTTCTTCCTCCGGACCAACGTAACAGTACTTCCTGGCCGTCTCCAGGAGGCACATTACCGCCAGGGGTTTGGCTTCACGGCCCTTGCGCCGGCGGAGGGTCTTTAAAGCTGCCCTATTCTTGGCATCGCATACCAGGTGAAAGCCTCCCAGCCCTTTTACGGCTAATATCTTGCCGTCTTGCAAGAATCTCCAGCTCAGCTCCAACCAGTTGCCTTCCACCTTTCGCCCCTGCCTGTCCACCAGCTCCACCTGCGGCCCGCAGGCCGGGCAGGCGGCCGGCTGGGCGTGGAATCTCCTGTTGCCCGGATCGTGGTATTCCCGGGCGCATTCCGGACACATCGGAAACCGGGCCATGGAGGTTTTCGCACGGTCATAAGGTACGCCCCGTACAATGGTAAATCGCGGTCCATAATTGGTACAGTTGGTAAAGGGGTAGCCGTAATGCCTGTCCCGGGGGTCCATTATTTCCCGGGCACAATCAGCACACAGGGCTACATCAGGGGGAATCAAGGCTTCTTTTCCGAGCCCTTCACCACTGGGGATAATAGCAAAGGAACTATAGCCACAGGGTTCCAGGACGTCCCATTCTAAAGCTGTTATTCGCGATAACGGGGGATGCTTTTCCTTTAAACTGGCCAGAAAAGCGTGTACTGTCTCCTCCTGGCCTTCGGCTTCGATAAGCACGCCCTGGCTGGTATTGGCAACAGTGCCCTTCAGGCGATAGAGCCTCGCCAGGTTATAAATAAAGGGGCGAAACCCTACGCCCTGGACGATCCCTTTGACGATTATCCGATAGCGGACAATCCCCTTTTTCTCTGCATTGCTTCTTTGAGCCATAAACACCAAGCCTCCAGGCCCTCGCCGGTTTTAGCTGAGGTTACGAAAAACTTCGCAGCAGGATTGGCTGCCTTAATCTCTTCTTCGACTGCTTTCAAGTCAAAGTCAGTATACGGCAAGAGGTCCCCTTTGGTAATGACCATTGCCCTGGCTTCGTGAAACACCAGGGGGTACTTGGCGGGCTTGTCGCTGCCTTCAGTAACGCTCAGCAGGGCCACCTTATAATCCTCTCCCAGGTCGAATTCGGCCGGGCATACCAGGTTGCCTACGTTTTCGATAAATATAAGGTCCAGGCCGGAGAGGTCGAGCTCCTGCAGTGCTTTAGAAATCAACCTGGCATCCAGGTGACAAGCTCCTTCTGTATTGATCTGGACTACTTCCACCCCTTGCCCGGCAATGCGCTCGGCATCAAGGGTGGTGGATATATCACCCTCAATTACTCCTATGGCAAGATCCTTCTTTAACGAAGCTATCGTTCTTTCCAGGAGGGTGGTTTTACCCGCACCGGGCGAACTAATCAAGTTAACGGTTAATATCCTGTCGAGAAGCTTGCGATTCTGTTCCGCGATTTCTTCGTTAGCCTGGAGAATTTTTTGAGCCATTACTACCTTCAATTTGATATTCCCTCCATCCGTTTAAAGGGTTCCCCTTGAATTCATTCCCCTTCATAAAAGTCAATATAAAATTCTTTTCCTTCAATGATAGAAACCCTTCCTGACCCACAGGAAGGGCATAGAGGATAAAAGTGATCCACGGCTTTTTCAGCCATACAGTCCCTGCAGCGGATCCGGACCGGCTTTTCCTCAATTTCTAACTTAGCATCTTCAAATAATGGTCCTTCCTTCAGGGTGTTAAAAGAAAACTCTACGGCCTCCGGCAGCACTGAACTCAATGCTCCTATCACCAGCTTTACTCTCTTGATATGCTTTATACCTTTCTCGCGCGCATTGTTCTCTAACAACCTGAGTAACTCCGCCGTCAGGGCCAGCTCATGCATCTTCTTTCTCTCCTAACTGTCCAAGACATTGAAAATCGAGCTTCCCGGCCTGCAGCTTTTGATATACAGTCTCAACGGCTTGTTTTACTTCAGGCGAAACCGGCAAACCGAAGGCGACTACCGCCGGCTGGATACCTATAAAATAGACTTCCGGCACCAATTCTTTCAAAGCCGAGATGAAAAATGACAGGGGTAACCGGTGGGTGGTCAGGAAAAACTCACAGGCAATATCCTTCTCAGATATGAGGCGTATGCTCCCGGCCTGCAGATTCATTTCGCAGGCATCCACTACCACAACCGCTCCCGGTTTGAGATCCCGTACCTGGTGCAGGTAATTTTCCGGCGCCGGCCCGCCGTTAATTACCTCCCAACCGGGAATGCGTTTTTGTTCCAAGAGCCGGGCCAGCAACGGCCCGGCTCCATCATCGCCCATCAGTTCGTTGCCTACAGTAATCACTAGCCCCTTCACTCAGCCTCACCACCAGATATATAGCCGGTTCTTTCTCCATGGCATAAAGAAGCCGGAGCAGGCAGTCGGTCCATTGTTTTTCTTCCGGGAGAAAACTGGCATTAGCTTCTTCCAGGG
It encodes the following:
- the hypD gene encoding hydrogenase formation protein HypD gives rise to the protein MGRVAALADEVAERLGRPAVFIEVCGTHTVAISRLGLRSLLAGRVELRSGPGCPVCVTDHQEIDMMVDLARLPGVTLGTFGDMLRVPGSRSSLERERAGGADVRIFYSPLDAVAFAEANPEREVVFLGIGFETTAPAVAASLARARAKGVKNFSLFSAHKLIPPALRAVLSDPELKLDGLILPGHVSAVTGRRAFDFIVKEYGLPSVISGFDPMDILIALHELLLQLLRGEARVANKYTRVVREEGNLDARKRIAECFEEVDVPWRGLGVIPESGLSLRETFRDFDARFKLNIEPAPPTPLYPPGCACKEILRGKLLPPECRLFSNVCTPVHPVGPCMVSSEGACAAYYRFERFSPVGGGI
- a CDS encoding AMP-binding protein, coding for MGKDARTIEALLKENRSFPPPPAFAAAANARDNDLYREGESAEEFWGREAARLHWFRRWDRVLEWDYPLAWWFNGGTLNASYNCLDRHVETWRRNKAAIIWEGEPGDAVVLTYRDLYREVNKFAAVLRSLWVKRDDRVAIYLPMIPELPIAMLACARIGAVHNVVFGGFSAAALRDRINDTGAKILITADGGFRKGRIVGLKESADTALDGAPSIERVIVAKRTGERVNMHPGRDLWWHELMAAAPLYTPPEHMEAEDPLFILHTSGTSGKPKGVVHTTGGYLVGTATTSHTPMRPETEPPGNPGGFYARLTKRPLRCSMKLQRLGFSF
- a CDS encoding DUF6485 family protein; translated protein: MQVAQCSIKANTEKCTCTYEPCSRKGKCCECITFHRQYGELPGCLFPPEVERTYDRSIERFVACQREA
- a CDS encoding histidine kinase, giving the protein MGRKVYLLFATLTISEVLTAVLFFRVPPFPVFLAFVVLNALGAGLAIYFQGLSCSLPQRPIEEDANFNTDSIFVSTLQIADQTLPVLRGGLNKTTAAKTADIIQDLTQVPAIAITDRERVLTFLGVGCDQHQAGDRILTEATKEVIATGRMKVVHTPQGLCCPRYGTGCNCPLKSAVIVPLKCRDEIVGALKLYQTREGVFQPEIVRLAVGLANLLSLQIELSELDRQRQLLTEARLEALNAQINPHFFFNTLNTIISFSRTDPERARRLLIRLAKLFRQTLSRHGSLTTLQEELDCVRTYLVLEKARFGNKFRYLEDVPPELLEYHIPVLSLQPLVENAVNHGLLAKEGRGTVKVSGRLAGHELHLAVKDDGVGIPAEKINLVTQPGYGSGNGVGLSNVNLRFQSLYGEDYGLRLMSEVGKGTTVILRVPLLKAAMVKETVPETPAKELLANDA
- the hypE gene encoding hydrogenase expression/formation protein HypE, translated to MKENGRDIVLLAHGDGGALTHELINNLFLRHFESNILKTLTDAAVFSGNEGRMAITTDSFVVDPPFFPGGDVGKLAVCGTVNDLAVSGARPIYLTASFILEEGLPLADLESIVQSMAGACGVAGVEIITGDTKVVEKGHLDKIFINTTGVGYIFPGVDLGYHRIKPGDKVLVNGSLGQHGIAVLCKRYGFDFAGQVVSDCAPLNGITSLLLKEIRGIKIMRDLTRGGLATTAKEIASACGLDIWLDENCIPVDAGVKGAAEMLGLDPLYLANEGKFMVIVSPEEAEKAVAVMQGHELGRDASIIGEVKPGKGNVYLSTSLGGTKLLDLMAGSPLPRIC
- a CDS encoding holo-ACP synthase, translating into MLEAGIDIIEISRLERSIKRHPRLLARVFTPAEVAYCLARHRPGASLAARFAAKEAVMKALGIGLGRCSWQDIEITREQGGRPRVILHNRARQLARELGVGEITVSLSHCHAYAAAVALVESSFSEEG
- the fdhD gene encoding formate dehydrogenase accessory sulfurtransferase FdhD — translated: MTVEMPFIDYPVTLISRGEVQREKSTVTVEFPLQIVVNGQLLVNLLCTPEHMEELVTGFLYSEGIITSLADILHLKIENGKAEVQIKGEFRGGEGWIPTLTTGCGQNVSWQNKKTRDCIFETRISSQITVAAEDITGLIDELQRISVHYRKTHGTHGAALADKSGIIIFREDIGRHNAIDKVAGSVLYQGLTTDDKLLLTTGRISSEILTKAARLKVPFLISRSVPTDYAIQLGELLGITIVGFVRGKSLKVYSHNWRVN
- the mobA gene encoding molybdenum cofactor guanylyltransferase, coding for MKAGGIILAGGKSSRMGTNKALLPVGAKTMIETIISVLRPLFPEIIVVTNEPELYQHLEVRLVKDIIPAKGPLSGIHAGLSVSPYKYNFVVACDMPFIEPKLISYMVEHADGYDVVVPRAGEYLEPLHAVYSKNCIPFIEDCLKKNVTKIIAFYPEIRLYCLDVEVLRRFGDVTRMFFNLNTPADLAQVSMKKASKDW
- a CDS encoding HypC/HybG/HupF family hydrogenase formation chaperone, whose translation is MCLGIVGKVIKVSAADETAIIDVHGARREISIALLGQVKVGDYVLVHAGFAIEKIDLKEAEQMVKMWEEQLNDVTPGQVL
- the hypF gene encoding carbamoyltransferase HypF, which encodes MAQRSNAEKKGIVRYRIIVKGIVQGVGFRPFIYNLARLYRLKGTVANTSQGVLIEAEGQEETVHAFLASLKEKHPPLSRITALEWDVLEPCGYSSFAIIPSGEGLGKEALIPPDVALCADCAREIMDPRDRHYGYPFTNCTNYGPRFTIVRGVPYDRAKTSMARFPMCPECAREYHDPGNRRFHAQPAACPACGPQVELVDRQGRKVEGNWLELSWRFLQDGKILAVKGLGGFHLVCDAKNRAALKTLRRRKGREAKPLAVMCLLETARKYCYVGPEEEKLLSSPQAPIVILTKRADCNLPDELAPGMKTLGIMLPYTPLHLMLLNGPLEILVMTSGNRNGLPLAKDNGRALEELGGIADYFLWHNREIVNRCDDSVVAVIGDTAQILRRSRGYVPSPVKVAVKSSSPVLGAGGDMKNTFCLLKGNQAFVSQHIGDLGSREGEAHFFASLENLKNLIGSEPEVVGYDMHPGYRSSRLAAGIPAKAHFAVQHHHAHMVSCLADNGVDEDAIGVILDGTGYGTDGRLWGFEILTGDCADFTREYHLAYVPLPGGEQAVRYPWRTAVAYLMKYLSAQGESLADRLFQSRGQELEVIKRLVATGFNSPLSSSCGRLFDAVSALLGLCYHNSYEGQAAIELGEMVLDPAEGKRLIPYPFFIEGKVIHPGGVIAGVAADLERGVAREIIATRFHNTVLAMVREAVRRVAERTHIKTVALSGGAWQNRYLFSLAKEILPGDGYRLLVHRQVPANDGGLSLGQAVIACRRWQQCV
- a CDS encoding LytR/AlgR family response regulator transcription factor; this translates as MTLKALIVDDEYPARQELRFMLQEFKDIEVVGEATNARETLNLVSALDYTILFLDINMPGMNGLELSRAIQKRPNPPFIIFVTAYEEYALQAFEVNAVDYLLKPFDEKRLRQAIDKVRRLVEQRQQPAVPAGEAAHGGKGRLNRLPVEKEGKTILLDQDDLIYACTQGDNVYLKTSTDQYLTRFTLKELESRLDPRSFFRCHRCYIVNLNRVRELVPFFNGTYTLIMADKQQSEVPVSRNQARKLKSLLGIN